The following are from one region of the Siniperca chuatsi isolate FFG_IHB_CAS linkage group LG13, ASM2008510v1, whole genome shotgun sequence genome:
- the chd8 gene encoding chromodomain-helicase-DNA-binding protein 8 isoform X1, which produces MADPIMDLFEDTPLFNLDALPDDSFSQGSSDPVEEALKLALGQVDPPAEPELTVNAGLNVPVAAPAIPDPAPIQVPTQQPVATAQTVSIAAAPTVAPAPAPVDTVPQIQAQTTIPISSNTSGATSSTVLLSSPLTVSSSPATTTATTQQLTQITHQLTPQQLAAITQQAGGKIVILKGPQGQAQVLQTVSGATGQTSGKVIRVLSGTPLKPGMSILQGGTVLNQASPGQAQVKVGAAGVQRLLQSPNGPVKQMLLTSMPQQVQQTQGQAIQVQIPAQAQMAQGQTQVQVQPQAQAAQIQVQAQGQVQLQPAMQAQTQGGEAKRITLVLQQPSQAGSAVPAGQAVTPQQQVTQVQQVQTAQGGQQPQTPARLVLGQLPGGKLVIQGSQLAALTQARTGGQPKVLTIQLQVQQQPNQQGGVKYQLVSGAGNTGSPQVLQISQGQGGQRVAVPLKMLLQPQTSSASSSGGTVSVVKVINTSTAGPSTTTTTPSQAIRITKAPGEPASVRRVEILCKQEKANRIVAEAIARAKARGEKNLPRVLNQDELPSTQTSPETGGTLTVVSAAKKKTSGGGSKKKSPVAGGTTPKTAGGADKKSKAKTPGGTTGVAGGTVIPGAGNKSKSKTKTNTITLVGANKRKRNVSSDHSDGELSPASPAALEDDLIMKRRSNRVVKRKKYTEDLDIKITDDEDEQEDVDVTTTAAAVASISGGTAAQLKQEMELDVDGQPSMQFFVENPSEEDAAIVDKVLSMRLTKKEVSQGQYTNVEEFFVKYKNYSYLHCEWATLEQLERDKRIHQKIKRFKTKHAQMRHLFQEDEESFNPDYVEVDRILDVSHSVDKDNGEPVIYYLVKWCSLPYEDATWELKEDVDEGKVEEFSKIQNRQPRLKRTPRPSASSWKKLEESREYTNGNTLREYQLEGVNWLLFNWYNRQNCILADEMGLGKTIQSIALLSEIYAAGIQGPFLVIAPLSTITNWEREFSTWTHMNAIVYHGSLASRQMIQQYEMYCKDDKEHLIPGAYKFDALITTFEMVLSDCPELREISWRCVIIDEAHRLKNRNCKLLDSLKMLDVEHKVLLTGTPLQNTVEELFSLLHFLEPAQFPSETEFLRDFGDLKTEEQVQKLQAILKPMMLRRLKEDVEKNLAPKQETIIEVELTDVQKKYYRAILERNFSFLSLGANSNSNVPNLLNTMMELRKCCNHPYLINGAEEKIVAELREVYDPLAPDFHLQALIRSAGKLVLLDKLLPRLKAGGHKVLIFSQMVRCLDILEDYLINKRYLYERIDGRVRGNLRQAAIDRFSKPDSDRFVFLLCTRAGGLGINLTAADTCVIFDSDWNPQNDLQAQARCHRIGQSKAVKVYRLITRNSYEREMLDKASLKLGLDRAVLQSMSGNKDSNVNGIQQFSKKEIEDLLRKGAYAAIMDENDEGSRFCEEDIDQILQRRATTITIESEGKGSTFSKASFVASENRNDIALDDPEFWQKWAKKADIDMDSLNRKNTLVIDTPRVRKQTRQYSSLRGEGGDLSELDSDDEYPPANSRQSRASRRSDRHSGGGYGRTDCFRVEKHLLVYGWGRWRDILSHARCKRRLSERDVETICRVILVFCLLHYRGDENIKSFIWELITPPENGREPQTLLNHSGLSIPVPRGRKGKRVKAQSTFDVQKVEWIRKYNPDTLLLDDSYRKHLKHQCNKVLLRVRMLYYLKQEVIGEHADSVLKGADIRDVDIWMPEMEQQEVPAGWWDGEADRSLLAGVFKHGYEMYTTMRADPCFCFLERAGRPDDKAIDAEQHTGDAELGDDADYDKYSEDPEFKPASRHAKDLFEEPDSMNVDDEISVEDKVGPVITESLSSHSGACDWPSSSSLTARLRRLITAYQRTYRQEQLKIEAEAKGDRRRRRCEQASKLKEIARQERQQRWTRREECDFYRVVSTFGVEKIKKEAGLPEGGDPDFDWNRFRTFARLDKKTDESLSRYFRSFVAMCRRVCHLRPGRGEEPSELSQTVAPITEERASRTLYRISLLRRLRERVLPHPSLEERLPLAPPSSELPAWWNIGDHDRQLMLGAALHGVSRTELSIFSDPQFTFSQAREEFIQNQQAPPPPPPPQAPSIMPLSQPKTEEDVPGVKEEGAEDHARLLGGEIGANLQSTPLSHHDSKAQGQGWSLKRSRGRVGKTGGGRKGEGGSDSDSDSDSGSSSSERSGSSDESGESEEEVEGAGMKLCDVDEDNSLLSMTPSQDGIPPPDPLRVDWPKDRVLINRLDSLCTLVLTGQWPSGRRYVSEAQLNPSSELAGDEMAYTRVSRKPTGTPGGPGTDGDDGEFTVKLLKEEGLKLTFSKQALMPNGSGGESSSRKRRKDQELSDPDGLHDPLERTPRRRDPPTWLKENPDYEVEGDMLELLVNRSKRKRRRRADKALSGSEKVKVINMRTGKKVGAAFCPNLQDLREYLEENPDNAVAPEWSETVKNSGFLPETLYHRLLTEHSEIPKKSRRHHHHHHHHHHHHHTQPTPEDPNLDGAEEETLVSDGAYMMDEEDLETSHHFLTSPDFDVKMEGGDSLSQGDYDSSDQEALLDDVIIAQKDSDSSSSSED; this is translated from the exons ATGGCAGACCCCATCATGGACCTCTTTGAGGACACACCCCTGTTTAACCTGGATGCCCTACCAGATGATTCCTTCTCTCAGGGCTCCTCAGATCCTGTGGAGGAGGCCCTTAAGCTGGCGTTGGGCCAAGTGGATCCGCCAGCCGAGCCTGAGCTCACAGTCAACGCGGGCCTTAATGTTCCTGTAGCAGCTCCTGCCATTCCAGACCCTGCCCCCATTCAAGTTCCTACACAGCAGCCAGTGGCGACTGCTCAGACTGTTTCCATAGCTGCAGCTCCCACTGTAGCCCCGGCTCCTGCCCCTGTTGATACTGTACCTCAAATTCAGGCCCAGACCACCATACCCATTTCCAGCAACACCAGCGGGGCCACCAGTAGCACTGTCCTGCTGAGCTCACCTCTGACTGTTTCCAGCTCCCcggccaccaccaccgccaccacacAGCAGCTCACACAGATAACTCACCAGCTCACTCCACAGCAGTTAGCTGCCATCACACAGCAGGCGGGTGGAAAAATTGTCATTCTCAAAGGTCCCCAGGGTCAAGCCCAGGTGCTGCAGACTGTATCAGGAGCCACAGGTCAGACCAGTGGAAAGGTCATCCGTGTGTTGTCTGGCACTCCTCTTAAACCTGGCATGTCCATACTGCAGGGGGGGACAGTCTTGAATCAGGCGAGCCCAGGACAAGCTCAAGTCAAGGTGGGTGCTGCAGGGGTGCAGAGGCTGCTGCAGTCTCCCAATGGGCCAGTGAAACAGATGCTCCTGACCTCCATGCCTCAGCAGGTGCAGCAGACGCAAGGCCAGGCGATTCAGGTGCAGATCCCAGCCCAAGCACAGATGGCTCAAGGCCAGACTCAAGTCCAAGTCCAGCCCCAGGCCCAGGCTGCCCAGATCCAGGTCCAGGCTCAGGGCCAGGTGCAGCTCCAGCCAGCCATGCAGGCCCAAACACAG GGTGGCGAAGCAAAGCGGATCACTCTGGTTCTCCAGCAGCCCTCTCAAGCTGGCTCTGCTGTCCCAGCAGGTCAAGCTGTTACACCCCAGCAGCAGGTCACACAAGTCCAGCAGGTTCAGACAGCCCAAGGGGGGCAGCAGCCCCAAACCCCAGCTAGACTAGTGCTGGGTCAGCTTCCCGGAGGCAAACTGGTGATCCAGGGAAGCCAGCTAGCAGCCCTGACCCAGGCTCGCACTGGAGGGCAGCCCAAAGTCCTCACAATTCAGCTGCAGGTGCAGCAGCAGCCCAACCAACAAGGAGGAGTTAAG TACCAGCTGGTCTCAGGAGCTGGCAATACTGGCAGCCCACAGGTGTTGCAGATCTCACAGGGACAAGGAGGACAGAGAGTTGCGGTGCCACTCAAAATGCTTCTGCAGCCACAG ACAAGCTCAGCATCCTCGTCTGGCGGCACAGTCTCTGTGGTGAAGGTCATCAACACGTCCACTGCAGGCCCCTCCACTACAACCACCACTCCGTCCCAGGCCATCCGCATCACCAAGGCCCCTGGCGAGCCTGCCTCTGTGCGACGAGTGGAGATCCTGTGCAAGCAGGAGAAAGCAAACCGCATTGTGGCTGAAGCTATAGCCCGGGCCAAAGCACGTGGTGAGAAGAACCTGCCCAGAGTCCTGAACCAGGATGAGCTTCCATCCACACAGACCTCCCCAGAAACAGGGGGCACTCTGACTGTGGTGTCTGCTGCTAAGAAAAAGACCAGCGGAGGAGGAAGCAAGAAGAAAAGTCCTGTAGCTGGAGGAACAACGCCCAAAACCGCAGGAGGGGCCGACAAAAAGAGCAAAGCGAAAACACCAGGAGGGACAACTGGAGTGGCTGGAGGCACAGTAATACCTGGGGCTGGAAACAAGAGCAAAAGCAAGACTAAGACAAA CACTATTACTCTAGTGGgagcaaataaaagaaagagaaatgtgtCCTCAGACCACTCTGATGGGGAATTGAGCCCTGCCTCACCTGCTGCGCTGGAGGATGACTTGATTATg AAGAGGCGCTCCAATCGTGTGGTGAAGAGAAAGAAGTACACAGAGGACCTGGATATCAAGATAACCGATGATGAGGATGAGCAAGAAGATGTAGATGTTACTACAACCGCGGCAGCTGTGGCTTCCATCAGTGGGGGGACAGCAGCGCAGCTTAAACAGGAAATGGAGCTCGATGTTGACGGACAGCCTAGCATGCAGTTCTTTGTG gaAAACCCAAGTGAGGAAGATGCTGCCATTGTAGACAAAGTTCTGTCTATGAGGTTAACAAAGAAGGAA GTGTCCCAGGGCCAGTACACTAATGTTGAGGAATTCTTTGTGAAATACAAGAACTA TTCATATTTACACTGTGAGTGGGCCACTTtggagcagctggagagagaTAAGAGGATTCATCAAAAGATCAAGAGGTTCAAGACCAAGCACGCACAGATGAGGCACCTCTTCCAGGAG GATGAGGAGTCTTTTAACCCAGACTATGTAGAGGTGGACAGGATCCTAGACGTTTCCCACAGTGTGGACAAGGACAATGGCGAG CCCGTTATCTACTACTTGGTGAAGTGGTGCTCTCTGCCTTATGAAGACGCCACTTGGGAACTGAAGGAGGACGTGGACGAGGGCAAGGTTGAAGAGTTCAGTAAAATCCAAAACCGACAACCTCGCCTGAAGAGAACG CCACGGCCATCTGCCAGTTCATGGAAGAAGTTGGAGGAGTCCAGAGAGTACACAAATGGCAACACACTCAGAGAGTACCAGCTTGAAGGAGTCAACTGGCTGCTCTTCAACTGGTACAACAG ACAGAACTGTATCCTGGCAGATGAGATGGGTCTGGGGAAGACCATCCAGTCCATCGCACTGCTGTCCGAGATTTACGCTGCTGGCATCCAAGGCCCTTTCCTGGTCATTGCTCCCCTCTCCACCATCACCAACTGGGAGAGGGAGTTCTCCACATGGACTCACATGAACGCCATCGTCTACCACGGCAGCCTGGCCAGCCGACAGATGATCCAGCAGTATGAGATGTACTGCAAGGATGACAAG GAGCACTTGATCCCAGGTGCATACAAGTTTGACGCCCTCATCACAACCTTTGAGATGGTGTTATCTGACTGCCCAGAGCTGAGGGAGATCTCCTGGCGTTGTGTGATCATCGATGAGGCTCACCGCCTCAAGAATCGCAACTGCAAGCTGTTGGACAGCTTGAAGATGCTGGATGTG GAACACAAGGTGTTGTTGACGGGCACTCCTCTCCAGAACACTGTGGAGGAACTCTTCAGTCTGCTTCATTTCCTGGAGCCTGCTCAGTTCCCTTCCGAGACTGAATTCCTCAGAGACTTTGGAGACCTCAAAACAGAGGAACAG GTTCAGAAGCTGCAGGCCATCTTGAAACCCATGATGTTACGAAGGCTCAAAGAGGACGTTGAGAAGAACTTGGCGCCCAAACAGGAGACCATCATTGAG GTTGAGTTGACTGATGTCCAGAAGAAGTACTACCGGGCCATCCTGGAGAGGAACTTCAGTTTCCTCAGTTTAGGGGCAAACAGTAACAGCAATGTCCCCAACCTGCTCAACACTATGATGGAGCTACGCAAGTGCTGCAACCACCCCTACCTCATCAATG GCGCGGAGGAGAAGATCGTAGCAGAGTTACGGGAGGTGTATGACCCCCTGGCTCCCGACTTCCATTTGCAGGCCCTGATTCGGTCAGCCGGCAAGCTGGTGCTACTGGACAAGCTGCTGCCACGCCTCAAGGCTGGTGGCCACAAAGTGCTCATCTTCTCCCAGATGGTGCGCTGCTTAGACATTCTGGAGGACTACCTCATCAACAAGAG ataCCTTTATGAGCGAATTGATGGCAGAGTGCGTGGGAACTTACGACAGGCTGCCATCGATCGCTTCAGCAAGCCTGACTCGGACCGCTTTGTCTTCCTGCTGTGTACCCGTGCTGGCGGCCTGGGTATTAACCTCACTGCTGCTGACACCTGTGTTATATTTGACTCTGACTGGAACCCTCAAAATGACCTGCAG GCCCAAGCACGGTGTCATCGTATTGGCCAGTCTAAGGCGGTCAAGGTCTACCGTCTGATCACTAGGAACTCCTATGAGAGGGAGATGCTGGATAAAGCAAGTCTGAAGCTTGGCCTGGACCGTGCCGTCCTGCAGAGCATGAGTGGCAACAAAGACAGCAACGTCAACGGG ATCCAGCAGTTTTCCAAGAAGGAGATTGAAGACCTGCTGAGGAAGGGAGCCTACGCTGCCATCATGGATGAGAATGATGAAGGCAGTCGCTTCTGCGAGGAGGACATCGACCAGATCCTTCAGCGAAGagccaccaccatcaccatcgaGAGCGAGGGCAAGGGCTCCACGTTCTCCAAGGCCAGCTTTGTGGCCTCTGAGAACCGCAATGACATTGCCCTCGATGACCCTGAATTCTGGCAGAAGTGGGCCAAGAAAGCCGACATAGACATGGACTCCCTCAACCGAAAG AACACCCTGGTGATCGACACTCCCAGAGTCCGCAAGCAGACCCGCCAGTACTCCAGTTTACGAGGTGAAGGTGGAGACCTGTCTGAACTGGACAGCGACGATGAGTATCCACCTGCTAATTCCAGACAGTCGCGTGCCTCCCGACGCTCCGACCGCCACAGTGGAGGGGGTTACGGCCGCACTGACTGTTTCCGGGTGGAGAAACACCTGCTTGTCTATGG tTGGGGTCGCTGGCGGGACATCTTATCCCATGCTAGATGTAAGCGTCGTCTGAGTGAACGCGACGTGGAGACGATCTGCCGTGTCATCCTGGTTTTTTGTCTGCTCCACTACCGTGGCGATGAGAACATCAAGAGTTTCATCTGGGAGCTCATCACTCCGCCAGAGAACGGACGTGAACCCCAAACACTACTCAACCACTCTG GCCTGTCTATTCCTGTTCCAAGAGGCAGGAAGGGTAAGAGGGTAAAGGCCCAGAGCACATTTGATGTTCAGAAGGTGGAGTGGATCCGCAAGTACAACCCTGACACCCTGCTTCTGGACGACAGCTACCGCAAACACCTCAAGCACCAGTGCAACAA GGTGTTGCTGAGGGTGCGTATGCTCTACTATCTGAAACAGGAGGTGATTGGAGAACATGCCGACTCTGTCCTGAAGGGGGCTGACATCAG ggaTGTTGATATCTGGATGCCTGAAATGGAGCAGCAGGAGGTACCTGCAGGATGGTGGGATGGTGAGGCAGATCGCTCACTGCTTGCTGGTGTATTTAAACATG GTTATGAGATGTACACCACTATGCGTGCTGATCCCTGCTTCTGCTTCCTGGAGCGAGCTGGTCGGCCTGATGACAAGGCCATTGATGCCGAGCAGCATACTGGTGACGCCGAGCTGGGAGACGA TGCTGACTATGATAAGTACTCAGAGGATCCGGAGTTCAAGCCTGCATCAAGACACGCCAAAGATCTTTTTGAAGAG CCTGACTCCATGAACGTGGACGATGAGATTTCTGTGGAAGACAAGGTGGGGCCGGTGATCACAGAAAGCTTATCCAGTCACAGCGGTGCGTGTGACTGGCCCTCCAGCTCATCACTTACAGCGCGGTTGCGGCGGCTGATCACAGCTTACCAACGCACCTACAGGCAGGAGCAGCTGAAGATTGAAGCGGAGGCTAAGGGTGACCGCAGGCGCAGGCGGTGTGAACAGGCCAGCAAGCTGAAGGAGATTGCGCGGCAGGAACGCCAGCAGAG GTGGACACGTAGGGAAGAATGTGACTTCTACCGTGTGGTATCGACTTTTGGTGtggaaaagataaaaaaggagGCAGGTCTTCCCGAGGGCGGAGACCCTGATTTTGACTGGAATCGCTTCCGTACCTTTGCTCGTCTGGATAAAAAAACCGATGAGAGCCTCAGCCGATACTTCCGCTCTTTTGTTGCCATGTGCCGGAGAGTTTGCCACCTGCGCCCAGGCCGTGGTGAAG AACCCTCAGAGCTTTCCCAGACTGTTGCCCCCATCACTGAGGAGCGTGCTTCCCGTACCCTTTACCGTATTAGCCTCCTGCGTCGCCTCCGTGAGCGAGTCCTGCCCCACCCCTCCCTGGAGGAGCGTCTGCCTCTGGCTCCGCCCAGCTCCGAGCTGCCAGCTTGGTGGAATATAGGTGACCACGATCGTCAGCTGATGCTGGGCGCTGCACTGCATGGTGTCAGCCGCACTGAGCTCTCCATCTTTTCAGATCCACAGTTCACCTTCAGTCAGGCTCGAGAAGAGTTCATCCAGAACCAGCAGgccccaccccctccccctccacctcaGGCACCGTCCATCATGCCCCTTAGCCAGCCGAAGACTGAGGAGGACGTGCCTGGTGTAAAGGAGGAGGGAGCTGAAGACCATGCCCGGTTGCTTGGAGGTGAAATCGGTGCCAACCTACAGAGTACGCCCTTGAGTCACCATGACAGCAAGGCACAAGGGCAGGGCTGGAGCTTGAAGAGGAGCAGGGGGAGGGTCGGAAAAACAGGAGGAGGAcggaagggagagggagggtcGGATTCGGATTCCGATTCCGATTCGGGTTCATCGTCATCCGAGCGATCAGGCAGCAGTGACGAAAgtggagagagtgaggaagaggtGGAAGGAG CAGGCATGAAGCTGTGTGACGTGGATGAAGATAATAGTTTACTCTCTATGACTCCATCTCAGGATGGCATTCCTCCTCCTGATCCTCTCAGAGTTGATTGGCCCAAG gaccGTGTGTTGATCAACCGTCTGGATAGTTTGTGTACGCTGGTGCTGACTGGTCAGTGGCCCTCGGGGCGGCGCTACGTGTCTGAGGCTCAGCTCAACCCGAGCTCGGAGCTGGCGGGAGACGAGATGGCCTACACAAGGGTGAGCCGTAAACCCACTGGCACGCCTGGTGGCCCTGGGACAGATGGAGATGATGGAGAGTTCACTGTCAAGCTCCTTAAG GAGGAGGGGCTGAAGCTGACCTTCTCTAAGCAGGCCCTGATGCCCAATGGGTCTGGGGGAGAGAGCAGCAGCCGCAAGAGGCGCAAGGACCAAGAG tTATCAGACCCAGATGGACTCCATGATCCACTGGAGCGTACTCCTCGGCGCAGGGACCCTCCCACCTGGTTGAAGGAGAACCCAGATTATGAGGTGGAGGGCGACATGCTGGAG CTTCTTGTGAACAGgagcaagaggaagaggaggaggagggcagatAAAGCCCTGTCAGGCAGTGAGAAGGTCAAAGTCATTAACATGAGGACAGGAAAGAAG GTTGGAGCTGCTTTCTGTCCGAATCTGCAAGACCTGAGGGAATATCTGGAGGAGAATCCTGATAATGCTGTAGCACCTGAGTGGTCTGAAACTGTTAAGAACTCT GGCTTCCTGCCCGAGACCCTCTACCACCGACTGCTGACCGAGCACTCAGAGATCCCGAAGAAaagccgccgccaccaccaccaccaccaccaccaccaccatcatcaccacacTCAGCCCACCCCTGAAGACCCCAACCTGGACGGCGCTGAAGAGGAGACTCTGGTCTCAGACGGAGCCTACATGATGGATGAGGAAGACCTGGAGACCTCCCATCACTTCCTCACCAGTCCAGACTTTGACGTTAAAATGGAGGGCGGCGACAGCCTTTCCCAAGGGGACTATGACAGCTCAGATCAAGAGGCGTTATTGGACGATGTCATCATAGCACAGAAGGACTCTGATTCCTCATCAAGCTCAGAGGATTGA